The following proteins come from a genomic window of Desmospora profundinema:
- a CDS encoding NAD(+)/NADH kinase — MQTIGILVNKGKPKARVVLKELILLLEERGAGVLLEPETAASLDRNELALPVNEFPGRVNLVFVLGGDGTLLGVARQLATQQIPILGFNLGHLGFLSEAEPDSLSSAVDRVLSGDYTIEHRLMLDAEVVRDGRTLEKSVALNDVGIAKGSFSRMITSTVFMDGDYLGTYSGDGMIVSTPTGSTAYSLSCGGPIVWPGVPCILLTPICPHTLTSRPMVLPAECVLEIKVSATHRDLGLTIDGQLGYRLKVDDIIRVRASRSVTSLIKWKERTFFEVVRKKLQGEQESTGLEERT; from the coding sequence TTGCAAACGATCGGCATACTGGTGAACAAAGGAAAGCCGAAGGCCCGGGTGGTATTGAAGGAGCTGATCCTTCTCCTGGAAGAACGGGGTGCAGGAGTTCTGTTGGAACCGGAAACGGCAGCCAGCTTGGATCGAAACGAGCTGGCCCTTCCCGTGAATGAATTTCCGGGTCGCGTTAACCTCGTCTTCGTGTTGGGAGGGGATGGAACGTTGTTAGGGGTTGCGCGTCAGTTGGCAACCCAGCAAATTCCGATCCTGGGGTTTAATCTGGGTCATCTCGGTTTTTTGTCGGAGGCCGAGCCGGACAGCTTGTCCAGTGCAGTGGACCGGGTATTGTCGGGGGATTATACCATCGAACATCGGTTAATGCTGGATGCGGAAGTGGTGCGGGATGGCCGCACCCTGGAAAAAAGTGTCGCCCTCAACGATGTCGGGATCGCCAAAGGCTCCTTTAGCCGTATGATTACCAGTACCGTGTTTATGGACGGCGATTACTTGGGCACTTACTCCGGTGACGGCATGATTGTATCCACTCCCACGGGTTCAACGGCTTACTCTCTCTCCTGTGGCGGACCAATTGTGTGGCCGGGTGTGCCATGCATTCTGCTGACCCCGATCTGTCCGCATACGCTTACGTCGAGACCGATGGTGTTGCCGGCGGAGTGTGTGCTGGAGATCAAAGTGAGTGCCACTCATCGTGACTTGGGTCTCACCATTGACGGACAGTTGGGATATCGGCTGAAGGTGGACGATATCATCCGAGTGAGAGCATCCCGTTCCGTCACGTCCTTAATCAAGTGGAAAGAACGAACCTTTTTCGAGGTGGTTCGGAAAAAGCTCCAGGGGGAACAGGAAAGTACCGGGTTGGAGGAACGCACATGA
- the spo0A gene encoding sporulation transcription factor Spo0A yields the protein MDKMRVVLADDNREFAQLLRDHLDAQSDIEVIGVAYNGNEVLDLLKQESPDVLVLDIIMPHLDGLGVLEKLNERSDSLPKIIMLTAFGQENITQRAVELGAAYYILKPFDLELLTHRIRQMQGQPVSTVRSPSAGTVTSSKSDNLDANITSVIHEIGVPAHIKGYLYLREAITMVYNEVELLGAITKTLYPRIAEKYNTTPSRVERAIRHAIEVAWSRGNMDSIRKLFGYTINVSKAKPTNSEFIAMVADKLRIEHKVG from the coding sequence TTGGATAAGATGCGTGTCGTATTAGCCGATGATAATCGCGAATTTGCGCAACTGTTGCGGGATCACCTCGACGCACAGAGTGATATAGAAGTGATCGGTGTCGCATATAACGGGAACGAGGTACTGGATTTGTTGAAACAGGAGTCCCCTGACGTACTGGTGTTGGATATCATCATGCCCCATCTGGATGGACTGGGCGTGTTGGAAAAGTTGAACGAACGGTCGGACTCGTTGCCGAAGATCATTATGCTGACCGCTTTTGGACAGGAGAATATTACCCAGCGGGCGGTGGAACTGGGAGCGGCTTATTACATTTTAAAACCCTTTGATCTGGAGCTGTTAACCCATCGGATCCGCCAGATGCAAGGACAGCCGGTGTCGACGGTGCGCAGCCCATCTGCGGGAACCGTTACCTCATCCAAATCCGACAATCTGGATGCCAATATTACCAGCGTGATTCATGAAATCGGGGTTCCTGCCCATATCAAAGGATATCTTTATCTGCGGGAAGCGATCACGATGGTCTACAATGAAGTGGAACTGTTGGGTGCCATCACCAAAACGCTGTATCCCCGGATCGCGGAAAAATACAACACCACCCCCAGCCGTGTGGAACGGGCGATTCGCCATGCCATTGAAGTGGCTTGGAGCCGGGGCAATATGGACTCCATCCGCAAGCTGTTCGGTTATACGATCAATGTAAGTAAAGCCAAGCCCACCAACAGCGAATTTATCGCGATGGTGGCTGACAAGTTGCGTATTGAGCACAAAGTGGGATGA
- a CDS encoding TlyA family RNA methyltransferase, translating into MKKERLDVLLVERGLYESRGQAQRAIMAGLVKVGEERADKAGTKVPVDSLLTVERQQHPYVSRGGMKLEEAIRVFGIRLDGRVILDIGASTGGFTDCALQNGARLVYAVDVGYGQLAWKLRQDPRVIVMERTNFRYLTPADWSGETPEIAVIDVSFISLSKILPPLKVLLHPEGWTMSLVKPQFEAGKEWVGKKGIVKDPAVHRKVLQGFVTTANQSGFDVVGLAPSPITGGEGNIEFLSWLRSDPSPSTSWENQLDEVVAEAHRRHCRS; encoded by the coding sequence ATCAAAAAAGAGCGGTTGGACGTGCTTTTGGTGGAGCGGGGTTTGTATGAGAGTCGTGGGCAGGCCCAGCGGGCCATTATGGCCGGTTTGGTCAAAGTGGGGGAGGAGCGGGCCGACAAGGCAGGGACGAAAGTACCCGTCGATTCCCTCCTAACCGTGGAAAGGCAGCAGCACCCGTATGTGAGCCGGGGCGGGATGAAGCTGGAAGAAGCGATTCGGGTTTTTGGGATTCGCCTGGATGGTCGTGTGATTTTGGACATTGGCGCTTCTACCGGCGGCTTTACCGATTGCGCCCTGCAAAACGGAGCACGGTTGGTCTACGCTGTAGATGTGGGATACGGACAGTTGGCGTGGAAATTGAGGCAGGATCCCCGGGTGATCGTGATGGAACGGACCAACTTCCGTTATCTCACTCCTGCTGATTGGTCGGGAGAAACCCCGGAGATCGCCGTGATTGATGTCTCCTTTATCTCCCTCTCCAAAATCCTGCCTCCGTTGAAAGTGCTGCTTCATCCGGAAGGGTGGACCATGTCCCTGGTGAAGCCGCAATTTGAAGCTGGCAAGGAGTGGGTGGGCAAAAAAGGGATTGTAAAAGATCCCGCCGTTCATCGGAAGGTGTTGCAGGGCTTTGTGACAACTGCCAACCAATCGGGGTTTGACGTGGTCGGTTTGGCCCCTTCTCCCATCACCGGCGGGGAAGGAAATATTGAGTTTCTCAGTTGGCTGCGGTCGGATCCGTCGCCAAGCACCTCATGGGAGAATCAATTGGATGAAGTGGTGGCGGAAGCACATCGACGCCATTGCCGCTCCTGA
- a CDS encoding NADAR family protein — protein sequence MSFTFFWRSDSPFSQWYRSSFVVNGVTYNCAEQVMMHQKAVLFGDEIIADKILQSDSPAEQKRLGRRVKGFQADVWDQHRKSIVYEGNYAKFTQNPKLKQALLETAGTLLVEASPVDRIWGVGLAADDPRIQDPQQWRGSNDLGEILTRLREALIEESHGASESAVAMDID from the coding sequence ATGTCATTTACCTTTTTTTGGCGATCGGATTCGCCATTCTCGCAGTGGTATCGGTCTTCATTTGTAGTCAATGGGGTTACGTACAATTGTGCCGAACAGGTTATGATGCATCAAAAAGCCGTTTTGTTTGGAGATGAGATAATCGCAGACAAGATCCTACAAAGTGATTCGCCAGCCGAGCAGAAACGACTGGGTCGGCGGGTGAAAGGATTCCAAGCGGATGTCTGGGATCAGCACCGCAAATCCATCGTCTATGAGGGCAACTATGCCAAATTCACTCAAAATCCGAAGTTAAAGCAGGCCTTGCTGGAAACGGCGGGAACGTTGCTGGTAGAGGCCAGTCCGGTTGACCGGATTTGGGGTGTGGGTTTGGCCGCAGATGATCCCAGGATACAGGACCCGCAGCAATGGCGGGGGTCCAATGACTTAGGAGAGATCTTGACCCGTCTCCGAGAGGCGTTGATAGAGGAGAGCCACGGGGCGTCGGAGTCCGCCGTCGCCATGGATATCGATTGA
- a CDS encoding copper transporter: MRYHTITLVAVFLALTMGILLGGSSGGAWFEKSRQGMVQTVLDRYQETRQLNKKLEQELAAHKKRLHMQQEESLRVFQEAVRHRLDRRLILMVGGTRRGEMIEGAFREAGATVERSLFFPRDYERYDAIVFLSRPFGKQPRRSGWMTDVQLAFDGPIVWCQRWETDRVAFAAGEEKRIWLLQGQMKEHPERLIQMITWLSDTTREKGEPL; encoded by the coding sequence ATGCGTTACCATACGATCACCCTGGTCGCTGTTTTTCTGGCGCTCACCATGGGTATCTTGCTGGGCGGGAGCAGTGGAGGAGCCTGGTTTGAGAAATCCCGGCAAGGGATGGTGCAAACAGTCCTCGATCGGTATCAAGAGACCCGGCAACTCAATAAGAAGCTGGAGCAGGAGTTGGCTGCTCATAAAAAGCGCCTGCACATGCAGCAGGAGGAAAGCCTTCGCGTGTTTCAAGAAGCGGTTCGTCACCGGTTGGACCGGCGCTTGATTCTTATGGTGGGAGGAACCCGCCGTGGTGAAATGATCGAGGGAGCATTTCGGGAGGCGGGGGCTACGGTTGAGCGGAGCCTGTTTTTTCCCCGTGATTATGAACGGTACGATGCGATTGTTTTTTTATCCCGTCCCTTTGGCAAACAACCGCGTCGATCCGGTTGGATGACCGATGTCCAATTAGCCTTTGACGGTCCCATCGTCTGGTGTCAACGATGGGAAACGGACCGAGTTGCCTTTGCCGCCGGAGAAGAGAAGCGAATCTGGCTGTTGCAAGGTCAGATGAAGGAGCACCCCGAGCGGTTGATCCAGATGATCACCTGGCTGTCGGATACCACTCGAGAAAAGGGGGAACCCCTATGA
- a CDS encoding RNA 2'-phosphotransferase — MKNGEKRISRFLSLVLRHRPERIGIRLDEGGWVAVEELLQTCRQHGVPLDRATLEHLVETNDKRRFSFSEDGSRIRANQGHSIPVDLGLEPLKPPKWLYHGTGRKFLSSIEKQGLVKRSRHHVHLSGDPKTAFRVGQRHGKAVVFRVRAGEMDHDGYRFYRSANGVWLTDSVPVEYLVKEDDVT; from the coding sequence ATGAAAAATGGAGAGAAAAGAATCAGCCGATTCCTCAGCTTGGTGTTGCGCCACCGCCCGGAACGAATCGGGATCCGGTTGGATGAGGGCGGATGGGTGGCGGTGGAGGAGTTGCTCCAGACCTGTCGGCAGCATGGGGTGCCCCTGGACCGGGCAACCTTGGAGCATCTGGTGGAGACCAACGATAAGCGGCGTTTTTCATTCAGTGAGGACGGATCTCGGATCCGGGCCAACCAGGGGCATTCGATCCCGGTGGATTTGGGATTGGAGCCGTTGAAGCCGCCGAAATGGCTGTATCATGGAACGGGACGAAAGTTCTTGTCTTCCATCGAGAAACAGGGATTGGTAAAGCGGAGCCGGCATCATGTCCATTTATCCGGTGATCCTAAGACCGCCTTCCGTGTCGGTCAAAGACACGGGAAAGCCGTGGTCTTCCGGGTACGGGCCGGGGAGATGGACCATGACGGTTACCGGTTCTACCGCTCCGCCAACGGTGTCTGGCTGACGGATTCGGTACCGGTGGAGTATCTGGTCAAGGAAGATGACGTTACATAA
- a CDS encoding glycosyltransferase family 2 protein, protein MSKAIRVSAIIPARNEEARIEATLKALKRIPLIDEIIVIDDGSCDQTASLARPLAHRVESFSQNLGKGAALARGVKRARGEILLFVDADLEGHARLCGPLLTPVLDGKAHMTIARFPAPRKKGGFGFVKGLAKNGVRWLTGSTLDATLSGQRALKREVWERFTTVPPGFGIELGLTVHALRSGCRVEEIPLPMGHRETGRDWRGFVHRGKQFVAILRTLIHLWRQPA, encoded by the coding sequence ATGAGCAAAGCGATCCGTGTAAGCGCCATTATCCCTGCCCGTAACGAAGAAGCGCGTATTGAAGCCACTTTAAAGGCATTGAAACGAATCCCGCTGATTGATGAAATCATTGTGATCGATGATGGCAGCTGTGACCAAACGGCTAGTTTGGCCCGACCGTTGGCTCATCGGGTGGAATCTTTCTCGCAGAACTTAGGCAAAGGGGCGGCTCTGGCCCGGGGGGTCAAGCGAGCCAGAGGGGAGATATTGTTGTTTGTGGATGCGGATCTGGAAGGGCATGCTCGGCTCTGTGGACCCCTTTTAACCCCGGTGTTGGATGGAAAAGCACATATGACGATCGCCCGTTTTCCGGCTCCCCGGAAAAAAGGAGGGTTTGGATTTGTGAAAGGCTTGGCCAAAAATGGAGTTCGTTGGTTGACCGGTTCCACATTGGATGCCACCCTGTCGGGTCAGCGAGCGTTAAAACGGGAAGTGTGGGAGCGTTTCACAACGGTTCCTCCTGGCTTTGGGATTGAGTTGGGCCTCACTGTTCATGCTCTTCGCTCCGGATGTCGGGTGGAGGAAATTCCTCTGCCCATGGGTCATCGGGAGACAGGCCGCGACTGGCGCGGTTTTGTTCATCGCGGCAAACAATTTGTCGCCATCTTACGCACCCTGATTCACCTTTGGAGGCAGCCTGCATGA
- a CDS encoding PspC domain-containing protein, producing MRRLYRSREDRMIAGVCGGIGQTYNIDPALIRILFVVLLIFSGFFPFGLAYLLMIWIVPEER from the coding sequence GTGCGGAGACTGTACCGTTCCCGGGAGGATCGGATGATAGCCGGCGTTTGCGGCGGAATCGGCCAAACCTACAACATCGATCCTGCCCTGATTCGCATCCTGTTCGTGGTATTGCTCATTTTTTCCGGATTCTTTCCTTTTGGATTGGCGTATTTGTTAATGATTTGGATTGTCCCCGAGGAACGATAA
- the spoIVB gene encoding SpoIVB peptidase: MGHRQKIRWAGLFLAVLFILTSMSTPFREYLAFPSQMRLFSGHGKEIHLTMPATATVTFSDPSMLEVKGAKNRLDLRKPFTVMTKNLGRSHFTLRLFGKLPLKKVMVEVLPDVRVIPGGQSIGVKLKSKGVLVVGHHMVQSSKPSPGEKADIRIGDLILEMDGKRVTEAKEIGPIVDQAGKEKKGISVLLQRGNEQRRTTLIPEQDPRGGSFRIGLYVRDTAAGVGTLTFYDPKKKSYGALGHVITDVDTGKQIQVGGGKIVHSNVTSIQKGASGDPGEKRAIFFREDQVLGSIARNTPFGVFGRMEKNPDKGLYQNPVPVALAEEVKEGPAQILTVVQGQKVERYDIEIAHLIHQKFPATKGMIIKVTDPRLLNKTGGIVQGMSGSPIMQDGKLVGAVTHVFVNDPTSGYGTYIEWMLKDAGVLETAGFLKKPAVFFGKSVQSGRNGLSGVESMYKKRNECIT, from the coding sequence GTGGGGCACAGACAGAAAATCAGATGGGCGGGTTTGTTTTTAGCGGTTCTTTTTATCTTGACCAGTATGAGCACCCCCTTCCGTGAATATTTGGCGTTTCCTTCCCAGATGCGCCTGTTCAGCGGACACGGAAAAGAAATCCACCTCACCATGCCCGCCACCGCCACGGTAACCTTTTCCGATCCGAGCATGCTCGAAGTAAAAGGGGCCAAAAATCGGTTAGACCTCCGTAAGCCGTTTACCGTGATGACCAAGAACTTGGGCCGGTCTCATTTCACCCTCCGTTTGTTTGGAAAGTTGCCTTTGAAAAAAGTGATGGTCGAGGTTCTTCCCGATGTTCGGGTCATTCCGGGAGGACAGTCCATCGGTGTAAAATTGAAATCCAAAGGGGTATTGGTGGTGGGGCACCACATGGTGCAATCGTCCAAACCTTCCCCGGGTGAAAAGGCCGACATCCGCATCGGAGACCTCATTTTGGAGATGGATGGGAAACGGGTAACGGAAGCCAAGGAGATTGGTCCCATTGTGGATCAAGCAGGTAAGGAAAAAAAGGGAATATCCGTGTTATTGCAACGGGGAAATGAACAACGGCGGACTACACTGATTCCGGAGCAGGATCCCCGTGGAGGCTCTTTCCGTATTGGATTATATGTACGGGATACGGCTGCCGGAGTGGGAACCCTCACATTTTATGATCCCAAGAAAAAATCCTACGGGGCATTGGGACATGTCATTACGGATGTGGATACGGGTAAACAGATTCAAGTGGGGGGCGGCAAAATCGTTCACTCCAATGTCACTTCGATCCAAAAGGGGGCAAGCGGAGATCCGGGTGAGAAGCGGGCCATCTTTTTCAGGGAGGATCAGGTCCTGGGTTCGATCGCCAGAAACACCCCCTTTGGTGTATTTGGCCGCATGGAGAAGAATCCAGATAAGGGATTGTATCAAAATCCTGTACCTGTTGCTTTGGCCGAAGAGGTCAAGGAAGGTCCGGCTCAAATCCTGACGGTGGTACAAGGGCAGAAAGTGGAACGTTACGATATCGAAATCGCTCACCTCATTCATCAAAAGTTCCCGGCCACCAAAGGAATGATCATCAAGGTGACGGATCCGCGGCTTTTAAATAAAACCGGTGGAATTGTACAGGGGATGAGCGGCAGTCCCATCATGCAAGATGGCAAGTTGGTTGGGGCGGTGACACATGTGTTTGTCAATGATCCGACTTCGGGATATGGAACTTATATCGAGTGGATGTTGAAAGACGCAGGTGTGCTGGAAACAGCAGGTTTCTTGAAGAAACCTGCTGTTTTTTTTGGAAAATCCGTGCAATCAGGCAGGAATGGATTGTCCGGTGTAGAAAGCATGTATAAGAAAAGGAACGAGTGTATTACATAA
- the recN gene encoding DNA repair protein RecN yields the protein MLREMSIRDFAIIQEVHLTFDRGFHVLTGETGAGKSILFDALSLVVGGRGSQDFVRHGAKKAEVEALFDISGQPAVHSVLDQLGLSTDGEEHLLIRRDIAQNGKSTCRLNGQIITLAMLKQVGEYLLDIHGQHEHQSLLQVEEHLNWLDAFGGPDLIRQRERYQKAFENVQRVSRELARITADEKEAAQRIDLLSFQKDEIAAARLTPGEDEELAQEHSRLAHAEQIAQHASRAYDVLYGDRQGAELLNQAVGDLEEIVQFDESLQPVLEMVQSAYYQVEEAARQVGRYRDDVEFDPARLSQVEERIHTLDQLKRKYGETVEAIIRHGQEAEKELEQLLNRDERKYDLEQTLTELEATLAEEAEVLTRLRIDAANRLNKRVETELADLNMKGTRFQAAFLGEDESLPYTPAGRDRVEFRIAPNPGEPLRPLVKIASGGELSRIMLALHTIFSDLDGVPTLIFDEVDTGVSGRAAQAIAEKIARLARERQVLCVTHLPQVACMADVHFHIFKESDEEQTRTRVKLLTMEGRTMELARMLGGVEVTDTTKTHALEMLQLAERTKEAIHSR from the coding sequence ATGTTGCGCGAAATGTCCATTCGTGACTTTGCCATCATCCAGGAGGTACATCTTACCTTTGATCGCGGTTTTCATGTGCTGACAGGGGAGACAGGGGCCGGGAAATCGATCCTGTTCGACGCCCTCAGTCTGGTGGTGGGTGGTCGCGGATCCCAGGATTTTGTCCGCCATGGAGCCAAAAAAGCCGAAGTGGAAGCGCTCTTCGATATTTCGGGCCAACCGGCGGTTCACTCTGTTTTGGACCAATTGGGTTTGTCGACGGATGGAGAGGAGCACCTTCTTATCCGGCGGGATATCGCCCAAAACGGCAAGAGCACCTGTCGCCTCAACGGACAGATCATCACACTGGCGATGCTGAAGCAGGTGGGAGAATATCTGTTGGATATCCATGGGCAGCATGAACACCAATCCCTGCTGCAGGTGGAGGAGCATCTGAACTGGCTGGATGCGTTTGGTGGGCCTGATCTGATCCGGCAACGGGAGCGATACCAAAAAGCTTTTGAAAATGTTCAACGGGTCAGCCGGGAGTTGGCGCGAATTACCGCGGATGAAAAGGAAGCGGCGCAACGGATCGACCTTTTGTCGTTTCAAAAGGATGAGATCGCGGCCGCACGCCTCACTCCCGGGGAGGATGAAGAGCTGGCACAGGAGCACAGCCGGTTGGCTCACGCCGAACAGATTGCGCAACACGCTTCGCGTGCCTACGATGTACTGTACGGCGACCGGCAAGGTGCAGAGCTGTTGAATCAGGCTGTCGGCGACCTAGAAGAGATCGTTCAGTTTGATGAATCGCTGCAACCGGTGCTGGAGATGGTTCAATCGGCTTATTACCAGGTGGAAGAAGCGGCTCGGCAAGTGGGACGTTACCGGGATGATGTGGAATTTGACCCGGCTCGGCTGTCTCAGGTGGAAGAGCGGATCCACACGCTGGATCAATTAAAGCGTAAATACGGGGAAACGGTTGAGGCAATCATTCGCCATGGACAGGAAGCGGAAAAGGAATTGGAACAACTGCTGAATCGGGATGAACGAAAGTATGATTTGGAGCAAACCCTGACGGAGTTGGAAGCCACCCTGGCAGAGGAAGCAGAAGTCCTAACCCGATTGCGCATCGATGCGGCGAATCGTCTCAATAAACGAGTGGAAACGGAACTGGCTGATCTGAATATGAAGGGAACCCGCTTTCAAGCTGCATTTTTAGGGGAGGACGAATCCCTTCCTTATACGCCCGCGGGCCGCGATCGGGTGGAATTTCGGATCGCTCCCAATCCGGGAGAGCCTCTGCGTCCTTTGGTAAAGATCGCTTCCGGGGGGGAATTATCCCGGATTATGCTGGCTCTGCATACGATCTTTTCCGATCTGGATGGTGTGCCCACCCTTATTTTCGATGAAGTGGATACAGGAGTGAGCGGCCGGGCCGCTCAGGCGATCGCCGAAAAAATCGCTCGTCTGGCTCGGGAACGGCAAGTGTTGTGCGTCACCCACCTTCCGCAAGTGGCATGCATGGCCGATGTCCACTTTCACATCTTTAAGGAATCCGATGAAGAGCAGACCCGTACACGGGTCAAACTTCTCACGATGGAAGGGCGTACCATGGAGTTGGCTCGTATGCTGGGCGGTGTAGAAGTGACGGACACCACGAAAACACATGCCCTGGAAATGCTCCAACTGGCGGAACGAACCAAAGAAGCGATTCACTCCCGTTAA
- the steA gene encoding putative cytokinetic ring protein SteA: MRGWREGLWHRKPVKGRVVVDPRTKRLVNRIRPGEIAVIHHRDLDEVAAEGLVSAKVAAVINAAASISGRYPAQGPRLLLEAGIPVLDSVGEAVIHRLSDGDEVKLAGEVLWLNDRQPLASGNRLTWIRWREKMEEAHQRLEHTLGPFIENTLDYAREERHWVARPLSLPPLRGQWRGRNVVVVIRGPGYAEDLYALRSFIRETDPFLIAVDGGADALLKYGWTPDLILGDMDSVSDRALRMAGELVVHAYPDGRAPGLERVERLGLSAHLLPSRGTSEDVALLVAFEGGAEWIVAVGTHSHMVDFLEKGREGMASTLLTRIKMGAKLVDAKGVSRLYQPRVSFARVAVLALASAMPVAALLWVHPRLFEMGRLCWTTLQIWLT; this comes from the coding sequence ATGCGGGGTTGGCGGGAGGGTTTATGGCATAGAAAGCCGGTGAAAGGACGGGTGGTGGTGGATCCGCGTACCAAACGACTGGTTAACCGCATCCGTCCTGGAGAAATAGCTGTGATCCATCATCGTGATCTCGATGAAGTGGCTGCAGAGGGATTGGTATCGGCCAAGGTGGCGGCAGTTATCAATGCCGCCGCTTCCATCAGCGGACGCTACCCCGCTCAGGGCCCCCGCCTATTGTTGGAAGCGGGGATTCCCGTGTTGGACTCGGTTGGGGAAGCGGTCATCCATCGCCTCTCCGATGGGGATGAAGTAAAGCTGGCCGGTGAAGTTCTCTGGTTGAATGATCGTCAGCCTCTGGCTTCCGGAAACCGACTCACCTGGATACGGTGGCGGGAGAAGATGGAAGAAGCGCATCAGCGTTTGGAACACACTTTGGGACCCTTTATCGAAAATACCCTTGATTATGCCCGGGAAGAACGCCATTGGGTTGCCCGACCGCTCTCTCTTCCTCCGTTGCGCGGGCAATGGCGGGGACGGAATGTGGTGGTAGTGATTCGGGGACCCGGTTATGCAGAGGACCTTTATGCCTTGCGCTCGTTTATCCGGGAGACGGATCCGTTTTTGATCGCTGTAGATGGCGGAGCGGATGCCCTTCTCAAATACGGATGGACTCCCGACCTCATCCTGGGGGATATGGATTCCGTATCGGATCGTGCACTGCGGATGGCGGGAGAGTTGGTGGTTCATGCGTATCCAGATGGACGAGCTCCGGGGTTGGAACGGGTGGAGCGGTTGGGATTGTCCGCACATCTTTTGCCATCGCGGGGGACCAGTGAAGATGTCGCCCTATTGGTTGCTTTTGAAGGGGGCGCGGAGTGGATTGTGGCTGTGGGTACACATTCCCATATGGTCGACTTTCTCGAGAAAGGTCGGGAGGGGATGGCCAGTACGTTGCTTACACGCATCAAAATGGGAGCCAAGCTGGTTGACGCCAAAGGAGTGAGCCGGCTCTATCAGCCTCGCGTATCATTTGCCAGAGTGGCGGTTTTGGCCTTGGCCAGTGCGATGCCTGTGGCTGCGTTATTATGGGTGCATCCCCGATTGTTCGAGATGGGACGGTTGTGTTGGACCACCCTCCAAATTTGGTTGACGTAG
- the ahrC gene encoding transcriptional regulator AhrC/ArgR: MKAQRHIKIREIITQNDIETQEELVAFLKEAGYNVTQATVSRDIKELHLVKVPTNHGSYKYSLPADNRFNPLQKLKRMMTESFVGIEKSENLIVMKTMPGNAHAIAVLMDNLDWSDVIGTIAGDDTILIICRDREATPRVVESLIDML; encoded by the coding sequence ATGAAAGCCCAGCGGCACATCAAAATAAGGGAGATCATTACACAAAACGATATTGAAACCCAGGAAGAGCTGGTAGCCTTCCTGAAAGAAGCGGGTTACAACGTAACCCAGGCGACGGTGTCCAGGGACATCAAGGAGCTCCATTTGGTGAAAGTTCCCACCAATCATGGGAGCTACAAATATTCGTTACCGGCTGACAACCGATTTAATCCGCTGCAAAAATTGAAGCGGATGATGACGGAGAGCTTTGTGGGGATCGAAAAGAGCGAAAACTTGATCGTCATGAAGACCATGCCGGGGAACGCTCACGCCATTGCGGTCCTGATGGACAACCTGGATTGGTCGGATGTGATCGGAACCATCGCGGGGGACGATACCATCCTCATTATTTGTCGAGATCGTGAAGCAACTCCGCGGGTCGTGGAAAGCTTAATCGACATGTTGTAG